The window CCTCTTTGTCTGCCAGACAAAGGGGCAGGAGTTTATTGCCGAAAACAGGGGTGCCAACAGTCAGCAGAGAACGATCTACCTGTTACCCAACGTCTATCCGGCGGTGGTGATCAATGGCGATACGGTGGTCTGCATGAGTCTGCACGACTTCATCAAGTATTCTCCCCTCCGTTTTAACAGCACCAGGGAGCAGGCACAGTATGCCAGACTGATTCGCGATGTGAAGGTTACCCTTCCCTACGCCAAGCAGATTGCCCGGATCATTACCGAAACCTACGAGTATATGGAGACGCTGCCCGACGACAAGGCCCGCCAGAAGCACCTGAACCAGATGGAGAAGTACCTGATGGATGCCTATACCCCCAAGATGAAGAAACTGACCCGCTCGCAGGGACAGCTGCTGATGAAGCTGGTGGACCGCGAAACCAACTCCTCGTCGTACCATATCATCGACGCCTACATGGGCAGCGCCAAGGCATTCCTCTATAACGCATTTGCCAA of the Petrimonas mucosa genome contains:
- a CDS encoding DUF4294 domain-containing protein, coding for MRRFIPISLFLSILFVCQTKGQEFIAENRGANSQQRTIYLLPNVYPAVVINGDTVVCMSLHDFIKYSPLRFNSTREQAQYARLIRDVKVTLPYAKQIARIITETYEYMETLPDDKARQKHLNQMEKYLMDAYTPKMKKLTRSQGQLLMKLVDRETNSSSYHIIDAYMGSAKAFLYNAFANMFGNSLKKRYDPYNEDRMTERVCVLVEQGLF